A region of the Zhihengliuella halotolerans genome:
GGTAGCCGAGATACGTTTCGACGCCGTGGGTGCCGTCGCGCAAAAGCACCACGGAGGAGGCGCGACGCGCAGCACGCGGCGTCCGCTCCCCGTGGTTCACCCAGTTCTCGGCGGCCGGCTGCTGGTCCAGCGGCAGCTCGAAGTGGCGGCTGAGCGTTTCCGTCGCGGGCGCGCCCAGGGAGCGCGCACCGAGGGTGCGCGCTCCGCCTACTGGACGGCGGCCGTCAGGAGAATTCCGCGACCAGTTCAACTTCGACCGGAGAATCGAGTGGCAGGACAGCGACGCCGACGGCGGAGCGGGCGTGGATGCCGGCCTCACCGAAGATCTCGCCCAGCAGCTCGGAGGCCCCGTTGACGACGCCCGGCTGGCCGGTGAAGGAAGGATCGGAGGAGACAAATCCCACGACCTTGACGATCCTGGTGATCCGGTCCAGATCGCCGATGACCGACTTCACTGCGGCCAGGGCGTTCAGGACGCACGTAGCTGCCATCTCCTTGGCGGCTTCCCGGGTCACGTCGGCGCCAACCTTTCCGACGGCTGGGAGTTCGCCTTTAAAGAACGGCAGCTGGCCGGAGGTGAAGGCGTGGTTCCCGCTCGTGACGGCCGGCACATACGCGGCGACGGGCGGGGCCACCTCGGGCAGCGTCAGTCCCAGCTCGGCCAGGCGGTTCTCGATGGCCGAAACGGAGTTCGACGTCGTCTGATTTTCCATACTGCTCCTTGTCGGAAAGGGGTTACTGCTTCGGGCGCTTCATGTACGCGACATGCCCGGTGCCGTTGGGGGCCGGAGTGACGGACACGAGCTCCCAGCCCTCGGAGCCCCACGTGTCCAGGACGTCCTTCGGGGTGTGCAGCGGCAGTGGCGTGATGGTGTATTCCCAAGTGGTCATACCGGCAAGGGTAGTCGCTCCAGTTAGACTGATGGGTATGGCCGGTAGTAAATCTCCTTTGTTCGATACCGCAACCACCCTCGGCAAAATTGTTGCCTTCTTCGGTGTGAGCGCGATCTGTGGTGTGTTGGCGGCGGGTTTGCTCGTCCCGATCGCCTCCCTCGCGGGCTCCAGTGCCAACGCGAGCATCGAGTTCTTCGAAGAACTTCCGGAGGAACTGCGTCAGGATCCGCTCTCCGTCCCGTCGAAGATCCTCGCGAGCGACGGTACGACCCTCGCGACGTTCTACTCCGAGAACCGCAAGCCGGTGTCGATCGACAAGATTTCCCAGCCCATGAAGGACGCCATCGTCTCCATCGAGGACGAGCGCTTCTACGAGCACGGCGGCATCGACCTGCGCGGCACGCTCCGCGCGGTCGCGTCCAACCTCACCTCCTCCAGCGAGCAGGGCGCCTCCACGTTGACGATGCAGTACGTCAACAACCAGATCATCAACTCCGGCGTGCTCGCGGGCATTCCGGCGGAGGAGCTGACGATCTCCGGCACCAAGGACTACGGCGACAAGCTCCGCGAGATGAAGCTGGCGATCGCCGTCGAGAAGCAGATGAGCAAGGACGAGATCCTCGAGGGCTACCTGAACCTCGTGCTCTTCTCGGGCCGGAACTACGGCGTCGAGGCCGCAGCGCAGCGGTTCTTCTCCAAGTCGGCCGCCGATCTGAACATCCCCGAGGCGGCCATGCTCGCGGGTATGGTGCAGATCCCCAACGTCTACAACCCGGAGAAGAACCCGGAGCTCACGCAGAAGCGCCGCGACACCGTGCTCGCGGCCATGCTGCGCAATCAGGCGATCACGCAGGAGGAGTACGACGAGGCTGTCGCGACTGACATCCAGCTCAAGCCGAAGTCGACCAACTCCGGCTGCATCGCCTCCAACGTCGCCCCGCACTTCTGCGACTACGTGCGTCACCAGATCCTCGCCGATCCGGCCTACGGCGAGACCGTCGAGGCGCGCGAGAACCTGCTCTTCCGCGGCGGTCTGGAGATCAAGACGACGCTGGACGTGGACGCTCAGAAGGAGGCTATCGCCGCCGCCCGCAAGGCCGTCCCGGCCGACGATCCCTCCGACCTGGGCAGCGCCGTCGTCTCGGTCGAGCCCGGCACCGGCAAGATCCTCGCGATGGCCCAGAACAAGGAATACGGCCCGGGCGATAGCGGCGCGGAGACCGTCTACAACTTCAACGTGGCCCGCGAATACGGCGGCTCGAACGGCTTCCAGGGCGGCTCCACGATGAAGCCTTTCACGACGATCGCCTGGCTCCAGTCCGGTCGCAAGATGTGGGACCGGATTGACGCCAGCGTCGACAACTACTCGGCCGAATTCCAATGGAAGGCATCGTGTATGCCGGGCGGGTCCACTCGGGCCTTCGGCGGCTATCCCGTGAAAAACTTCACTGACGGTTACAAACGAAGTATGACGGTGGACGAGGGTCTCTACTGGTCCATCAACACGGCAACCGTCGCGCAGGCCGCCCGGCTCGACCTGTGCGACATCTCCAACGCCGCGTACGACGTCGGCATCGTGGATCAGGCAGCCCGCGACGACGATGGCGCCCCCAAGGCCATCAACCCGGCCAACCCGTCCATGGTCCTCGGCACGGCCGACGTGACCCCGCTCTCCCAGGCCGCGGGCTTCGCTGCCTTCGCGAACAACGGCGAATTCTGCGAGCCGCGCGCGCTCGTCTCGGTCAAGGACGCAGCCGGCAACAAATACAAGGTGCCGGCCGCGGCGTGCCGCAACGCGATCGACCCCGACATCGTGCGCAACCTCAACGGCACCCTGAGCAAGATCGCCTCGCAGCGCGTCGCCAAGGGCACGATTTCCGCCCCCATTGCGGGCAAGACCGGAACGAGCAACCAGGCCGCGTCGACCTGGTTCGTCGGCTACACGACGGGTATCTCGACGGCGACCTGGGTCGGCAGCCACACCGGCCCCGGCGTTGACCTCCGCGGAATCACCGTCAAGGGCCAGACCGTCGCGAGTCCGGACTCGTCGACGTGGGCCGCACCGCTCTGGCTCGACTACATGAGCAAGGTCATCCCGAACTACGAGGCCACAGCGTTCGGCCAGGCCGATTCGAGGCCCGCCCCGCAGCCGGCCCCGAGTTCTGATTCCGATGACGATGACAGCGATGATTCCGGGGACGACTCCAGCGCAGACTCGGGTGACAACTCGGACAGCGGCGACTCGGGCGACGCCTCGGACAGCGGCGACTCGAACTCCGGGAACACGGACACCACCCCCGGCGGTCCCGGTGCCGGCAACGGCAACAACGGGAATGGCGGCAACGGTAACGGGAACGGCAACAACGACGACTAGGACGCGGGGAATCAACTGAACATGGCAGAAGCACTGATCCGCAGCCTGCGCCGCGGGGCGACCGTCGCCGGTACGGTCGCAGTCGCCGGAGCGGCGGCCCTCGGCTACGGGCTCTGGGAGCGCAACCAGTTCACCGTCCGTCATGAGTCAGTCCCCGTTCTGCCGCCCGGTGTCCCGGACATCACGGTGCTGCACCTCTCGGACATCCACATGGTCCCGGGCCAACGCGCCAAGGCGGCCTGGCTGCGATCGCTCGCCGAATTGGAACCCGACCTCGTGGTCAATACCGGCGACAATCTCAGCCACAAAGAGGCCGTGGGCCCGCTCATCGACGCGTTGGATCCGCTCCTGCGCTTCCCCGGCGTCTACGTCCCGGGTTCGAACTGCTATTTCGCCCCGCGTCCGGCCAACCCGTTCAAGTATTTCGCCGGCCCCTCGTCGAACAAGGAACCCGCTGAGCGCGTCGGTCTGGACTGGCAGACCATGCACCAACTGTTCGGTGCGGCCGGGTGGATCAACCTCTCTAATCGCAGCCAGTCAGTGCCACACGGCCGGCTCCGGATCGATTTCACGGGTGTCGACGACCCCCACCTCGGATACGACGCCTTCGCCGGGTGGCCCCGCGGCTCAGCGACGAGCTCGGACGCACCGCACGTGAAGATCGCGCTCGCGCACGCCCCCTACCAGCGGGTCCTCGACGAATTCACTGATGCCGGGGCTGACATCATCTTCGCCGGCCATACCCACGGCGGACAGGTCTGCATCCCGGGCTATGGCGCGCTCGTCTCCAACTGCGACCTGCCGACGTGGCGTGCGCGCGGCCTGACCGTGTGGGAACACGAAGGCCGCACGACCCCGCTCAACGTCTCCGCGGGCATCGGCACCTCCCGCTTCGCCCCGGTGCGCATCGCCTGCCGCCCGGAGGGGGTCCTGCTGCGCCTCACCGCTCGACGTTAGACACGCCCCCAGAAAGCGTCCTCGGCGGCCCCGTCGGCGGAGAACAGGTGCACCGCTGCGATCTTTCCGTCGCGGACGGTCAGCAGGTCCACACCTGCCATGTCCATCGACGCGTCCGCATTCGTGCCGCTAAAACGGACGGGTACGGCGACGAGTTCGCCGTTGACCATGG
Encoded here:
- a CDS encoding transglycosylase domain-containing protein encodes the protein MAGSKSPLFDTATTLGKIVAFFGVSAICGVLAAGLLVPIASLAGSSANASIEFFEELPEELRQDPLSVPSKILASDGTTLATFYSENRKPVSIDKISQPMKDAIVSIEDERFYEHGGIDLRGTLRAVASNLTSSSEQGASTLTMQYVNNQIINSGVLAGIPAEELTISGTKDYGDKLREMKLAIAVEKQMSKDEILEGYLNLVLFSGRNYGVEAAAQRFFSKSAADLNIPEAAMLAGMVQIPNVYNPEKNPELTQKRRDTVLAAMLRNQAITQEEYDEAVATDIQLKPKSTNSGCIASNVAPHFCDYVRHQILADPAYGETVEARENLLFRGGLEIKTTLDVDAQKEAIAAARKAVPADDPSDLGSAVVSVEPGTGKILAMAQNKEYGPGDSGAETVYNFNVAREYGGSNGFQGGSTMKPFTTIAWLQSGRKMWDRIDASVDNYSAEFQWKASCMPGGSTRAFGGYPVKNFTDGYKRSMTVDEGLYWSINTATVAQAARLDLCDISNAAYDVGIVDQAARDDDGAPKAINPANPSMVLGTADVTPLSQAAGFAAFANNGEFCEPRALVSVKDAAGNKYKVPAAACRNAIDPDIVRNLNGTLSKIASQRVAKGTISAPIAGKTGTSNQAASTWFVGYTTGISTATWVGSHTGPGVDLRGITVKGQTVASPDSSTWAAPLWLDYMSKVIPNYEATAFGQADSRPAPQPAPSSDSDDDDSDDSGDDSSADSGDNSDSGDSGDASDSGDSNSGNTDTTPGGPGAGNGNNGNGGNGNGNGNNDD
- a CDS encoding metallophosphoesterase; the encoded protein is MAEALIRSLRRGATVAGTVAVAGAAALGYGLWERNQFTVRHESVPVLPPGVPDITVLHLSDIHMVPGQRAKAAWLRSLAELEPDLVVNTGDNLSHKEAVGPLIDALDPLLRFPGVYVPGSNCYFAPRPANPFKYFAGPSSNKEPAERVGLDWQTMHQLFGAAGWINLSNRSQSVPHGRLRIDFTGVDDPHLGYDAFAGWPRGSATSSDAPHVKIALAHAPYQRVLDEFTDAGADIIFAGHTHGGQVCIPGYGALVSNCDLPTWRARGLTVWEHEGRTTPLNVSAGIGTSRFAPVRIACRPEGVLLRLTARR
- a CDS encoding DUF4177 domain-containing protein, translating into MTTWEYTITPLPLHTPKDVLDTWGSEGWELVSVTPAPNGTGHVAYMKRPKQ
- a CDS encoding RidA family protein; its protein translation is MENQTTSNSVSAIENRLAELGLTLPEVAPPVAAYVPAVTSGNHAFTSGQLPFFKGELPAVGKVGADVTREAAKEMAATCVLNALAAVKSVIGDLDRITRIVKVVGFVSSDPSFTGQPGVVNGASELLGEIFGEAGIHARSAVGVAVLPLDSPVEVELVAEFS